One Poecilia reticulata strain Guanapo linkage group LG4, Guppy_female_1.0+MT, whole genome shotgun sequence genomic window carries:
- the LOC103463368 gene encoding regulator of G-protein signaling 2, which yields MRENLSSMSSQNMALPDCMKPTDLSAEKRGIKRKNWRNRIRFLWTNSSKSILHPKKNKSYRPSVDDVNQWAQSLDKLLGHKYGKAAFHIFLKSEFCEENVEFWTACENFKSLTSQKALTSKANSIYEEFIKSEAPKEINLDFNTRNAIEQCLRAPTGTSFQAAQKKVYSLMENNSYPRFIHSDLYKELCAVASGNSKLIKC from the exons ATGAGAGAGAACCTCAGCAGCATGTCGTCACAAAACATGGCTCTTCCTGACTGCATGAAACCCACCGACCTGTCTGCAGAGAAAAGGGGGATAAA GAGAAAGAACTGGAGAAACAGAATAAGGTTTCTGTGGACAAACTCTTCCAAGTCGATTCTGcatccaaagaaaaataagtcaTACAG GCCAAGTGTTGATGACGTGAACCAATGGGCACAGTCACTTGACAAACTACTCGGCCATAAAT ATGGGAAAGCTGCCTTCCATATCTTTCTGAAGTCCGAGTTCTGTGAGGAGAACGTCGAGTTTTGGACGGCTTGTGAGAACTTCAAGTCCCTCACGTCACAAAAAGCGCTGACATCCAAGGCCAACAGCATCTATGAGGAGTTCATTAAAAGTGAAGCTCCAAAGGAG ATAAATCTGGATTTCAACACAAGAAATGCTATTGAGCAATGCTTACGTGCACCCACTGGCACGAGCTTCCAGGCTGCACAGAAGAAAGTCTACAGCTTGATGGAAAACAATTCCTACCCTAGGTTTATCCACTCAGACCTCTACAAGGAACTGTGTGCAGTTGCCAGTGGAAATAGCAAGCTCATAAAGTGCTAG